One segment of Solanum stenotomum isolate F172 chromosome 1, ASM1918654v1, whole genome shotgun sequence DNA contains the following:
- the LOC125870021 gene encoding BI1-like protein, with translation MYGFTSLSTESDGGIKGDIEEGTLYPGLGYGENQLRWGFIRKVYGILAAQILLTTLVSAVTVLYTPINDLLRGSPGLLLFLIFLPFVLLWPLHIYQQKHPLNFIFLGLFTASLSLTVGVTCANTDGRIVLEALLLTSAVVSALTGYTFWASKKGKDFGFLGPILFTSLFVLILTGFMQMFFPLGSTTSAVYSAMSAIIFCGYIIYDTDNLIKRFTYDEYIWASVTLYLDVLNLFLTILRILRQGDN, from the exons ATGTACGGATTCACGAGTTTGAGCACGGAGAGTGATGGAGGAATCAAAGGTGATATAGAGGAAGGAACCTTGTATCCAGGTCTTGGATATGGAGAGAATCAATTGCGTTGGGGTTTTATCCGTAAAGTTTATGGGATTCTCGCTGCTCAGATCCTTCTCACCACCCTTGTATCCGCCGTTACTGTACTTTATACGCCGATCAACGATCTCCTTCGTGGAAGTCCTGGCCTTCTTCTCTTCCTCATTTTCCTTCCTTTCGTTC TGTTGTGGCCCTTGCACATATATCAGCAGAAGCAtccattgaattttattttccttGGCCTTTTCACTGCTTCTTTGAGTCTCACAGTGGGTGTGACCTGTGCTAATACTGATG GAAGAATTGTGCTTGAAGCCTTGCTCTTGACATCAGCTGTAGTTTCAGCTCTGACCGGTTACACATTCTGGGCTTCTAAGAAGGGCAAGGACTTCGGCTTCCTGGGTCCAATACTCTTTACTAGCCTCTTTGTTCTTATCCTGACTGGATTTATGCAG ATGTTCTTCCCTCTCGGATCTACAACTAGTGCTGTTTACAGTGCAATGAGTGCTATAATTTTCTGCGGATACATTATATATGACACAGACAACCTGATTAAGAGGTTTACATATGATGAATACATCTGGGCATCTGTCACTCTGTACCTGGATGTTCTGAACCTGTTCTTGACCATCCTGCGCATTCTGAGGCAGGGAGACAACTAA
- the LOC125869785 gene encoding uncharacterized protein LOC125869785 yields the protein MDFFKSVFADDPEFSDTDDAPTSPSYSQSQPESPNPNPNRDVPAITNAWTFGSTLFRTIASKSESVVQNYRRDFEEFSSGLKIETATIREVASRAVKDLPARFESGAAVAQESLESVGQAIDNIGSTVSEIIAHGKESILDNDSDSELSENSSRSLGRSSSLEQNLNLNTKPYSRIDATIRAIQCDAKTYCDEPEDMIDYNEWKLGFVLGEMNGEIEGLIKENGVINEIYSEVVPSMVDQETFWSRYFYKVYRIRKADEARARLVKRAISGEEEEELSWDVDDEDNEDTEGSNHVASENVAKEEIEKKMDSLQVDDRARSSVSREDEKETALETTSDGGDEKGILAGRVDDKGSSEGKNDNSDFSVISSQVSSHEGDDLGWDEIEDIASGDEIKVLERMSPNKADLRKRLSAAEDAHEEELSWDSEDDDEEAAKS from the coding sequence ATGGATTTCTTCAAATCCGTATTCGCCGACGATCCAGAATTTTCCGATACCGATGATGCCCCTACTTCTCCATCATATTCTCAATCTCAACCAGAATCtccaaaccctaaccctaaccgTGATGTTCCAGCCATAACGAACGCATGGACTTTCGGTTCAACTTTGTTCAGAACCATAGCATCGAAATCGGAATCCGTTGTTCAAAACTACCGCCGCGATTTCGAGGAATTCAGCTCCGGGTTGAAAATTGAAACCGCTACAATCCGTGAAGTAGCTAGCCGAGCCGTTAAGGACTTGCCGGCTAGGTTTGAATCAGGAGCCGCCGTTGCACAGGAATCGCTAGAATCGGTTGGACAAGCTATTGATAATATCGGCTCCACTGTATCGGAGATTATTGCTCATGGTAAGGAGTCGATCCTTGATAATGACTCTGACAGTGAATTATCTGAAAATAGCAGTAGGAGTTTAGGGAGAAGTAGTAGTTTAGagcaaaatttgaacttgaataCCAAACCTTATAGTAGAATTGATGCAACAATTCGAGCGATCCAGTGTGATGCGAAAACATATTGCGATGAACCAGAGGATATGATTGATTATAATGAGTGGAAATTGGGATTTGTATTAGGGGAGATGAATGGGGAAATTGAGGGTTTGATTAAGGAAAATGGTGTAATAAATGAGATTTATAGCGAGGTGGTTCCCAGTATGGTTGATCAAGAGACTTTCTGGAGTCGGTATTTTTACAAGGTTTATAGAATAAGGAAAGCTGATGAAGCAAGGGCAAGGCTTGTGAAGAGGGCGATCTCAggtgaggaagaagaggaattGAGTTGGGATGTTGACGATGAAGATAATGAGGATACGGAAGGGAGCAACCATGTTGCAAGTGAAAATGTAGCAAAAGAAGAGATTGAGAAGAAAATGGATAGTTTACAGGTTGATGACAGGGCTAGGAGTTCGGTAAGTAGAGAAGACGAGAAAGAAACAGCTTTGGAGACAACAAGTGATGGTGGGGATGAGAAAGGAATTTTGGCAGGGAGGGTTGATGATAAGGGGAGTTCAGAAGGTAAGAATGATAACAGTGATTTTTCAGTTATTTCCAGCCAAGTGTCTTCGCACGAGGGAGATGACCTTGGGTGGGATGAGATTGAAGATATTGCAAGTGGTGATGAGATCAAGGTGCTCGAGAGAATGAGCCCGAACAAAGCTGATTTGAGGAAACGTTTGAGTGCTGCGGAGGACGCACATGAGGAAGAGTTATCATGGGATAGtgaggatgatgatgaagaagctGCCAAATCATGA
- the LOC125869921 gene encoding uncharacterized protein LOC125869921: MSFSFFKASRPKTPSELAKTVKDSFNALDSITVAEVKALEKAMEEVEKNIVAMKVMLAGDGEVEPNPDQVAQLTLEVCNEDVIALFIHKLLILGWEARKNLVHCWSIMLKQKVDSTYCCVQYMENHLELLDFLVVCYDNKEIATHCGGMLRECIKLPSLAKYILESPSFGLFFKFVELPNFDVASDAFSTFKDLLTKHESAVSQYLTNNYSEFFEQYEKLLTSPNYVTRRQSLKLLSEFLLEPPNSLIMKRYIAEVSHLKVMMNLLKDSSKNIQISAFHIFKVFVANPNKPREIKLILAKNHEGLLALLNNLGKGGEDDQFEEEKELIMKEIEKVSRLANLES, from the exons AtgtctttctctttcttcaagGCTTCAAGGCCTAAAACTCCATCAGAGCTCGCTAAAACTGTCAAAGATAGTTTTAATGCCCTTGATTCCATAACTGTTGCTGAAGTTAAAGCCCTCGAGAAG GCTATGGAAGAAGTTGAGAAAAATATTGTGGCAATGAAAGTTATGCTCGCTGGAGATGGAGAAGTTGAGCCGAATCCAGATCAAGTTGCACAACTAACACTTGAAGTTTGTAATGAAGATGTTATTGCGCTCTTCATTCACAAATTACTTATATTGGGATGggaa GCTAGAAAAAATTTGGTCCATTGTTGGTCTATTATGTTGAAGCAAAAAGTTGACTCCACATATTGTTGCGTGCAATACATGGAAAATCATTTGGAATTGCTGGACTTCCTAGTTGTTTG CTATGACAACAAAGAAATTGCTACGCATTGCGGAGGTATGCTTAGGGAATGCATAAAATTGCCAAGCCTTGCAAA ATACATCTTGGAGTCTCCCAGCTTTGGATTGTTCTTCAAGTTCGTGGAGTTGCCGAACTTCGATGTTGCTTCTGATGCATTTTCTACCTTTAAG GATTTACTCACCAAACATGAATCTGCTGTGTCTCAATACCTGACTAATAACTATAGTGAG TTCTTTGAGCAATATGAAAAACTCTTAACTTCTCCTAATTACGTGACAAGAAGGCAATCTCTGAAG CTTCTCTCAGAATTTCTACTGGAGCCTCCCAACTCCCTTATTATGAAGCGCTATATAGCAGAAGTCAGCCATTTGAAAGTTATGATGAATCTACTGAAG GACTCGAGCAAAAACATCCAAATCTCTGCTTTCCATATTTTCAAG GTGTTTGTTGCAAATCCAAACAAGCCTCGAGAAATAAAACTTATATTGGCAAAGAACCATGAAGGGTTATTGGCATTGCTAAACAACCTTGGAAAAG GTGGTGAAGACGatcaatttgaagaagaaaaggagcTGATTATGAAGGAAATAGAAAAGGTGTCTCGGTTGGCTAACTTGGAATCTTAA